A genomic window from Streptomyces sp. NBC_00234 includes:
- a CDS encoding SRPBCC family protein, which translates to MSDPKVVVERRIAAPAGKVWEALTDLRGMPSVLSGVEAVEVLTEGPFTVGTRWIETRRMFGKQATEEMRITVCEPSTRYVAEADSHGAHYVSEFALSESGPDVTTVRMTFSATPPGGFAGLVSKLLGGLGAKAVAKAVTQDLDDVAAAVERSAR; encoded by the coding sequence ATGAGTGACCCGAAGGTCGTCGTCGAGCGACGGATCGCCGCACCGGCCGGGAAGGTCTGGGAAGCACTCACCGACCTCCGGGGCATGCCCTCGGTACTCAGCGGCGTGGAAGCGGTCGAGGTGCTCACGGAGGGGCCGTTCACCGTGGGTACCCGCTGGATCGAGACCCGCCGGATGTTCGGCAAGCAGGCGACGGAGGAAATGCGCATCACCGTGTGCGAGCCCTCCACCCGCTACGTGGCCGAGGCCGATTCGCACGGCGCTCACTACGTATCGGAGTTCGCCCTGTCCGAGAGCGGGCCCGACGTGACCACCGTCCGCATGACGTTCTCCGCCACTCCGCCCGGCGGATTCGCCGGTCTCGTCTCCAAGCTCCTCGGCGGTCTCGGCGCGAAGGCGGTCGCCAAGGCGGTGACACAGGACCTCGACGACGTCGCGGCAGCCGTGGAGCGGTCCGCACGCTGA